In Oncorhynchus keta strain PuntledgeMale-10-30-2019 chromosome 19, Oket_V2, whole genome shotgun sequence, a single genomic region encodes these proteins:
- the LOC118397946 gene encoding oxysterol-binding protein-related protein 3-like isoform X1 yields the protein MTSTSPSHSDSSSGSSKHGSHQDSWEIIEGLKGNPGNIQEPEKQEGFLLKRRKWPMKGWHKRYFLLEKGILKYSKCRADLRKGKLHGCIDVGLSVMSIKKKTKAIDLDANNNIYHLKVKSEKSQEVKSQELFDDWVSKLRRHRVFRQNEIAMYPHERHLFHPSSHLSPNLNDSMRRQHSSLAKQASVVQQAKVSAWLHSSEDMDRCCRDLEDCESYLLELNLLLKSMEVLHRTSSAPAISLMASTYDIPKKEKRGPRKWRSKNYTKDAPATLQVPGCGSPPASPHLHTSHPNLSTDEANTSFLETPDSPTDANRLQEDFCRLANNIHSTLRSAYSSLSAERDRVRHTIDLKAPPPAQVMGLKTGYGSGLPDGSRQLVHQTSNESMSEFFDAQEYQLTSSSSENEASDDDSYISDVSDSVSMDTGYSNEGGSERHDSAGSGGSGGQVARRRTTLPSPQPSSSSISLWNILKNNIGKDLSKVAMPVQLNEPLNTLQRLCEEVEYSELLDTANHTQDPYQRMVYVATFAVSAYASSYHRAGSKPFNPVLGETYECDRPDKGFRFIAEQVSHHPPVSACHCDSHNFTFWQDVQWKNKFWGKSMEIVPMGTTHVTLPGFGDHYEWNKVTSCIHNILSGQRWIEHYGEMSIKNTSSDACQCTVTFVKAKSWSSTVNKIEGVVTDSGGRVIHSFFGKWHEGVYQGDTPSAICIWRANPMPVDQDQYYGFTQFGVELNELDAALKPFLPPTDTRFRLDQRCLEEGNIEGAEEQKQRIELLQRERRKVLEEKNMTHKPRFFKKSKDDTWLSSNTYWEQRKDPGFSCREDFPVLW from the exons ATGACATCAACATCCCCCTCCCACAGCGACAGCAGCAGCGGCTCGTCCAAACATGGCAgccatcag GACAGCTGGGAGATCATAGAGGGGCTAAAGGGTAACCCTGGCAACATCCAGGAGCCAGAGAAACAGGAAGGCTTCCTGCTCAAGAGGAGGAAATGGCCCATGAAGGGATGGCACAAG AGATACTTCTTGCTGGAGAAAGGCATTCTGAAGTACTCAAAATGTAGAGCTGAT CTGAGGAAAGGAAAGCTGCATGGCTGCATTGATGTGGGGCTGTCTGTCATGTCAATCAAGAAGAAAACCAAGGCCATCGATCTGGACGCCAACAACAACATTTATCACCTCAAG GTGAAGTCTGAGAAGTCTCAGGAAGTGAAGTCACAGGAGTTGTTTGATGATTGGGTGTCGAAGCTACGACGTCACCGTGTCTTCCGTCAGAACGAGATCGCCATGTACCCCCACGAGAGGCACCTGTTTCACCCCTCCTCACACCTCTCGCCTAACCTCAACGACTCCATGAGACGG caGCACTCCAGTCTGGCTAAGCAGGCGTCAGTTGTCCAGCAGGCGAAGGTCAGTGCCTGGCTTCACTCCTCAGAAGACATGGACAGGTGCTGCAGAG ACTTGGAGGACTGTGAGTCTTACCTGTTGGAACTCAACCTGCTGCTGAAGAGTATGGAGGTTCTCCACCGCACTTCCTCTGCCCCCGCCATTAGCCTCATG GCTTCAACATATGACATTCccaagaaggagaagaggggtcCCAGGAAGTGGCGTTCAAAAAATTACACCAAAGATGCCCCAGCCACGCTACAG GTTCCTGGCTGTGGCTCACCACctgcctctcctcatctccataCCTCCCACCCAAACCTCTCTACTGATGAAGCCAACACCTCCTTCCTGGAAACCCCAGACTCACCTACTGATGCCAACCGCCTCCAGGAAGACTTCTGCAGGCTGGCAAACAACA TTCACTCCACTCTGCGGTCAGCCTATAGTTCtctatcagcagagagagaccGAGTGAGACACACTATTGACCTGAAGGCCCCCCCTCCAGCGCAGGTCATGGGCCTCAAGACCGGCTATGGCTCG GGTCTCCCAGATGGATCCCGCCAACTTGTCCACCAGACATCCAATGAATCCATGTCGGAGTTCTTTGATGCTCAGGAGTACCAGCTGACCTCCAGCTCCTCTGAGAATGAG GCTTCTGATGATGACTCGTATATCAGTGATGTCAGTGACAGTGTTTCCATGGACACCGGCTACAGCAACGAGGGAGGAAGCGAGAGACATGACTCTG caGGCTCAGGAGGAAGTGGTGGTCAGGTGGCCCGCAGACGGactaccctcccctcccctcagcccagcagcagcagtatcagtCTATGGAACATCCTCAAGAACAACATAGGGAAGGACCTGTCCAAGGTAGCCATGCCTGTTCAGCTCAACGAGCCTCTCAACACACTGCAGAGGCTGTGTGAGGAGGTGGAGTACTCTGAGCTGCTGGATACAGCGAACCACACACAGGACCCGTACCAGAGAATG GTGTATGTGGCTACATTTGCAGTGTCTGCATATGCCTCCAGTTACCACCGGGCAGGAAGTAAACCCTTTAACCCCGTCCTGGGAGAGACCTACGAGTGTGACAGACCTGACAAGGGTTTCAGGTTCATAGCAGAACAG GTGAGCCATCACCCACCTGTGTCAGCGTGTCACTGTGACTCTCACAACTTCACTTTCTGGCAAG ATGTCCAGTGGAAGAATAAGTTCTGGGGGAAATCCATGGAGATTGTTCCCATGGGAACCACTCATGTGACCCTGCCAGG GTTTGGGGACCACTATGAGTGGAACAAGGTCACGTCCTGCATCCACAACATTCTGAGTGGCCAGCGCTGGATAGAACACTACGGAGAGATGTCAATCAAAAACACCAGCAGTGACGCCTGCCAGTGTACAGTGACCTTCGTCAAG GCAAAATCGTGGAGCTCAACGGTGAACAAGATAGAGGGAGTGGTAACAGACAGTGGGGGGCGTGTCATCCACTCATTCTTTGGCAAATGGCATGAAGGCGTGTACCAAGGAGACACACCCTCTGCCATCTGCATCTGGAGAGCAA ACCCCATGCCTGTGGACCAGGACCAGTACTATGGCTTCACTCAGTTTGGTGTGGAGCTGAATGAGCTTGATGCTGCCCTGAAGCCCTTCCTACCCCCCACAGACACACGCTTCCGTCTCGACCAGAG gTGTTTGGAAGAAGGGAACATTGAGGGGGCGGAGGAGCAGAAGCAGAGGATAGAGCTGctgcagagagaaaggagaaaagtCTTGGAGGAGAAAAACATGACGCACAAACCACGCTTCTTCAA GAAATCAAAGGATGACACGTGGCTGAGCTCTAATACATACTGGGAGCAGCGGAAGGACCCTGGGTTCAGCTGTAGAGAGGACTTCCCTGTGCTGTGGTGA
- the LOC118397946 gene encoding oxysterol-binding protein-related protein 3-like isoform X2, translating into MTSTSPSHSDSSSGSSKHGSHQDSWEIIEGLKGNPGNIQEPEKQEGFLLKRRKWPMKGWHKRYFLLEKGILKYSKCRADLRKGKLHGCIDVGLSVMSIKKKTKAIDLDANNNIYHLKVKSEKSQEVKSQELFDDWVSKLRRHRVFRQNEIAMYPHERHLFHPSSHLSPNLNDSMRRHSSLAKQASVVQQAKVSAWLHSSEDMDRCCRDLEDCESYLLELNLLLKSMEVLHRTSSAPAISLMASTYDIPKKEKRGPRKWRSKNYTKDAPATLQVPGCGSPPASPHLHTSHPNLSTDEANTSFLETPDSPTDANRLQEDFCRLANNIHSTLRSAYSSLSAERDRVRHTIDLKAPPPAQVMGLKTGYGSGLPDGSRQLVHQTSNESMSEFFDAQEYQLTSSSSENEASDDDSYISDVSDSVSMDTGYSNEGGSERHDSAGSGGSGGQVARRRTTLPSPQPSSSSISLWNILKNNIGKDLSKVAMPVQLNEPLNTLQRLCEEVEYSELLDTANHTQDPYQRMVYVATFAVSAYASSYHRAGSKPFNPVLGETYECDRPDKGFRFIAEQVSHHPPVSACHCDSHNFTFWQDVQWKNKFWGKSMEIVPMGTTHVTLPGFGDHYEWNKVTSCIHNILSGQRWIEHYGEMSIKNTSSDACQCTVTFVKAKSWSSTVNKIEGVVTDSGGRVIHSFFGKWHEGVYQGDTPSAICIWRANPMPVDQDQYYGFTQFGVELNELDAALKPFLPPTDTRFRLDQRCLEEGNIEGAEEQKQRIELLQRERRKVLEEKNMTHKPRFFKKSKDDTWLSSNTYWEQRKDPGFSCREDFPVLW; encoded by the exons ATGACATCAACATCCCCCTCCCACAGCGACAGCAGCAGCGGCTCGTCCAAACATGGCAgccatcag GACAGCTGGGAGATCATAGAGGGGCTAAAGGGTAACCCTGGCAACATCCAGGAGCCAGAGAAACAGGAAGGCTTCCTGCTCAAGAGGAGGAAATGGCCCATGAAGGGATGGCACAAG AGATACTTCTTGCTGGAGAAAGGCATTCTGAAGTACTCAAAATGTAGAGCTGAT CTGAGGAAAGGAAAGCTGCATGGCTGCATTGATGTGGGGCTGTCTGTCATGTCAATCAAGAAGAAAACCAAGGCCATCGATCTGGACGCCAACAACAACATTTATCACCTCAAG GTGAAGTCTGAGAAGTCTCAGGAAGTGAAGTCACAGGAGTTGTTTGATGATTGGGTGTCGAAGCTACGACGTCACCGTGTCTTCCGTCAGAACGAGATCGCCATGTACCCCCACGAGAGGCACCTGTTTCACCCCTCCTCACACCTCTCGCCTAACCTCAACGACTCCATGAGACGG CACTCCAGTCTGGCTAAGCAGGCGTCAGTTGTCCAGCAGGCGAAGGTCAGTGCCTGGCTTCACTCCTCAGAAGACATGGACAGGTGCTGCAGAG ACTTGGAGGACTGTGAGTCTTACCTGTTGGAACTCAACCTGCTGCTGAAGAGTATGGAGGTTCTCCACCGCACTTCCTCTGCCCCCGCCATTAGCCTCATG GCTTCAACATATGACATTCccaagaaggagaagaggggtcCCAGGAAGTGGCGTTCAAAAAATTACACCAAAGATGCCCCAGCCACGCTACAG GTTCCTGGCTGTGGCTCACCACctgcctctcctcatctccataCCTCCCACCCAAACCTCTCTACTGATGAAGCCAACACCTCCTTCCTGGAAACCCCAGACTCACCTACTGATGCCAACCGCCTCCAGGAAGACTTCTGCAGGCTGGCAAACAACA TTCACTCCACTCTGCGGTCAGCCTATAGTTCtctatcagcagagagagaccGAGTGAGACACACTATTGACCTGAAGGCCCCCCCTCCAGCGCAGGTCATGGGCCTCAAGACCGGCTATGGCTCG GGTCTCCCAGATGGATCCCGCCAACTTGTCCACCAGACATCCAATGAATCCATGTCGGAGTTCTTTGATGCTCAGGAGTACCAGCTGACCTCCAGCTCCTCTGAGAATGAG GCTTCTGATGATGACTCGTATATCAGTGATGTCAGTGACAGTGTTTCCATGGACACCGGCTACAGCAACGAGGGAGGAAGCGAGAGACATGACTCTG caGGCTCAGGAGGAAGTGGTGGTCAGGTGGCCCGCAGACGGactaccctcccctcccctcagcccagcagcagcagtatcagtCTATGGAACATCCTCAAGAACAACATAGGGAAGGACCTGTCCAAGGTAGCCATGCCTGTTCAGCTCAACGAGCCTCTCAACACACTGCAGAGGCTGTGTGAGGAGGTGGAGTACTCTGAGCTGCTGGATACAGCGAACCACACACAGGACCCGTACCAGAGAATG GTGTATGTGGCTACATTTGCAGTGTCTGCATATGCCTCCAGTTACCACCGGGCAGGAAGTAAACCCTTTAACCCCGTCCTGGGAGAGACCTACGAGTGTGACAGACCTGACAAGGGTTTCAGGTTCATAGCAGAACAG GTGAGCCATCACCCACCTGTGTCAGCGTGTCACTGTGACTCTCACAACTTCACTTTCTGGCAAG ATGTCCAGTGGAAGAATAAGTTCTGGGGGAAATCCATGGAGATTGTTCCCATGGGAACCACTCATGTGACCCTGCCAGG GTTTGGGGACCACTATGAGTGGAACAAGGTCACGTCCTGCATCCACAACATTCTGAGTGGCCAGCGCTGGATAGAACACTACGGAGAGATGTCAATCAAAAACACCAGCAGTGACGCCTGCCAGTGTACAGTGACCTTCGTCAAG GCAAAATCGTGGAGCTCAACGGTGAACAAGATAGAGGGAGTGGTAACAGACAGTGGGGGGCGTGTCATCCACTCATTCTTTGGCAAATGGCATGAAGGCGTGTACCAAGGAGACACACCCTCTGCCATCTGCATCTGGAGAGCAA ACCCCATGCCTGTGGACCAGGACCAGTACTATGGCTTCACTCAGTTTGGTGTGGAGCTGAATGAGCTTGATGCTGCCCTGAAGCCCTTCCTACCCCCCACAGACACACGCTTCCGTCTCGACCAGAG gTGTTTGGAAGAAGGGAACATTGAGGGGGCGGAGGAGCAGAAGCAGAGGATAGAGCTGctgcagagagaaaggagaaaagtCTTGGAGGAGAAAAACATGACGCACAAACCACGCTTCTTCAA GAAATCAAAGGATGACACGTGGCTGAGCTCTAATACATACTGGGAGCAGCGGAAGGACCCTGGGTTCAGCTGTAGAGAGGACTTCCCTGTGCTGTGGTGA
- the LOC118397946 gene encoding oxysterol-binding protein-related protein 3-like isoform X3, whose product MTSTSPSHSDSSSGSSKHGSHQDSWEIIEGLKGNPGNIQEPEKQEGFLLKRRKWPMKGWHKRYFLLEKGILKYSKCRADLRKGKLHGCIDVGLSVMSIKKKTKAIDLDANNNIYHLKVKSEKSQEVKSQELFDDWVSKLRRHRVFRQNEIAMYPHERHLFHPSSHLSPNLNDSMRRQHSSLAKQASVVQQAKVSAWLHSSEDMDRCCRDLEDCESYLLELNLLLKSMEVLHRTSSAPAISLMASTYDIPKKEKRGPRKWRSKNYTKDAPATLQVPGCGSPPASPHLHTSHPNLSTDEANTSFLETPDSPTDANRLQEDFCRLANNIHSTLRSAYSSLSAERDRVRHTIDLKAPPPAQVMGLKTGYGSGLPDGSRQLVHQTSNESMSEFFDAQEYQLTSSSSENEASDDDSYISDVSDSVSMDTGYSNEGGSERHDSGSGGSGGQVARRRTTLPSPQPSSSSISLWNILKNNIGKDLSKVAMPVQLNEPLNTLQRLCEEVEYSELLDTANHTQDPYQRMVYVATFAVSAYASSYHRAGSKPFNPVLGETYECDRPDKGFRFIAEQVSHHPPVSACHCDSHNFTFWQDVQWKNKFWGKSMEIVPMGTTHVTLPGFGDHYEWNKVTSCIHNILSGQRWIEHYGEMSIKNTSSDACQCTVTFVKAKSWSSTVNKIEGVVTDSGGRVIHSFFGKWHEGVYQGDTPSAICIWRANPMPVDQDQYYGFTQFGVELNELDAALKPFLPPTDTRFRLDQRCLEEGNIEGAEEQKQRIELLQRERRKVLEEKNMTHKPRFFKKSKDDTWLSSNTYWEQRKDPGFSCREDFPVLW is encoded by the exons ATGACATCAACATCCCCCTCCCACAGCGACAGCAGCAGCGGCTCGTCCAAACATGGCAgccatcag GACAGCTGGGAGATCATAGAGGGGCTAAAGGGTAACCCTGGCAACATCCAGGAGCCAGAGAAACAGGAAGGCTTCCTGCTCAAGAGGAGGAAATGGCCCATGAAGGGATGGCACAAG AGATACTTCTTGCTGGAGAAAGGCATTCTGAAGTACTCAAAATGTAGAGCTGAT CTGAGGAAAGGAAAGCTGCATGGCTGCATTGATGTGGGGCTGTCTGTCATGTCAATCAAGAAGAAAACCAAGGCCATCGATCTGGACGCCAACAACAACATTTATCACCTCAAG GTGAAGTCTGAGAAGTCTCAGGAAGTGAAGTCACAGGAGTTGTTTGATGATTGGGTGTCGAAGCTACGACGTCACCGTGTCTTCCGTCAGAACGAGATCGCCATGTACCCCCACGAGAGGCACCTGTTTCACCCCTCCTCACACCTCTCGCCTAACCTCAACGACTCCATGAGACGG caGCACTCCAGTCTGGCTAAGCAGGCGTCAGTTGTCCAGCAGGCGAAGGTCAGTGCCTGGCTTCACTCCTCAGAAGACATGGACAGGTGCTGCAGAG ACTTGGAGGACTGTGAGTCTTACCTGTTGGAACTCAACCTGCTGCTGAAGAGTATGGAGGTTCTCCACCGCACTTCCTCTGCCCCCGCCATTAGCCTCATG GCTTCAACATATGACATTCccaagaaggagaagaggggtcCCAGGAAGTGGCGTTCAAAAAATTACACCAAAGATGCCCCAGCCACGCTACAG GTTCCTGGCTGTGGCTCACCACctgcctctcctcatctccataCCTCCCACCCAAACCTCTCTACTGATGAAGCCAACACCTCCTTCCTGGAAACCCCAGACTCACCTACTGATGCCAACCGCCTCCAGGAAGACTTCTGCAGGCTGGCAAACAACA TTCACTCCACTCTGCGGTCAGCCTATAGTTCtctatcagcagagagagaccGAGTGAGACACACTATTGACCTGAAGGCCCCCCCTCCAGCGCAGGTCATGGGCCTCAAGACCGGCTATGGCTCG GGTCTCCCAGATGGATCCCGCCAACTTGTCCACCAGACATCCAATGAATCCATGTCGGAGTTCTTTGATGCTCAGGAGTACCAGCTGACCTCCAGCTCCTCTGAGAATGAG GCTTCTGATGATGACTCGTATATCAGTGATGTCAGTGACAGTGTTTCCATGGACACCGGCTACAGCAACGAGGGAGGAAGCGAGAGACATGACTCTG GCTCAGGAGGAAGTGGTGGTCAGGTGGCCCGCAGACGGactaccctcccctcccctcagcccagcagcagcagtatcagtCTATGGAACATCCTCAAGAACAACATAGGGAAGGACCTGTCCAAGGTAGCCATGCCTGTTCAGCTCAACGAGCCTCTCAACACACTGCAGAGGCTGTGTGAGGAGGTGGAGTACTCTGAGCTGCTGGATACAGCGAACCACACACAGGACCCGTACCAGAGAATG GTGTATGTGGCTACATTTGCAGTGTCTGCATATGCCTCCAGTTACCACCGGGCAGGAAGTAAACCCTTTAACCCCGTCCTGGGAGAGACCTACGAGTGTGACAGACCTGACAAGGGTTTCAGGTTCATAGCAGAACAG GTGAGCCATCACCCACCTGTGTCAGCGTGTCACTGTGACTCTCACAACTTCACTTTCTGGCAAG ATGTCCAGTGGAAGAATAAGTTCTGGGGGAAATCCATGGAGATTGTTCCCATGGGAACCACTCATGTGACCCTGCCAGG GTTTGGGGACCACTATGAGTGGAACAAGGTCACGTCCTGCATCCACAACATTCTGAGTGGCCAGCGCTGGATAGAACACTACGGAGAGATGTCAATCAAAAACACCAGCAGTGACGCCTGCCAGTGTACAGTGACCTTCGTCAAG GCAAAATCGTGGAGCTCAACGGTGAACAAGATAGAGGGAGTGGTAACAGACAGTGGGGGGCGTGTCATCCACTCATTCTTTGGCAAATGGCATGAAGGCGTGTACCAAGGAGACACACCCTCTGCCATCTGCATCTGGAGAGCAA ACCCCATGCCTGTGGACCAGGACCAGTACTATGGCTTCACTCAGTTTGGTGTGGAGCTGAATGAGCTTGATGCTGCCCTGAAGCCCTTCCTACCCCCCACAGACACACGCTTCCGTCTCGACCAGAG gTGTTTGGAAGAAGGGAACATTGAGGGGGCGGAGGAGCAGAAGCAGAGGATAGAGCTGctgcagagagaaaggagaaaagtCTTGGAGGAGAAAAACATGACGCACAAACCACGCTTCTTCAA GAAATCAAAGGATGACACGTGGCTGAGCTCTAATACATACTGGGAGCAGCGGAAGGACCCTGGGTTCAGCTGTAGAGAGGACTTCCCTGTGCTGTGGTGA